The Candidatus Cloacimonadota bacterium DNA segment GATTTTTCACTGATTTTTTAGCATCTTTGGTTAAAATCCTCTTTTGCTTCGTGCTTTGTTTTTTTTCATCAATCATATTCATTTCTCCGTTTTGTGATTTTTCTTGATTATTATCTTTCATATTAAAATAGCCCGCCAATCATACTAATACTTTCCACGAATTTCACGAAACTAGCGAATAAAATAAATTTTTAATTGTGCCGGATACAGAGAATATCACCATCCAGAACTTTGTATTCTTTTCCTTCGAGATGAAATTTACCTTTTTCCTTCAACTCCTTTTCAGAGCCATATTCCTTAAAATCATTATAGGAAAATCGCTCGGCGCGAATAAATCCTTGAGCAAGATCAGAGTGTATTTCTCCGGCTGCTTCTACAGCTGTAGAGCCGTTTTTCAGCGTCCAGGCTCGCACTTCATCTTTTCCGATCGTAAAAAAACTGATTAAACCGAGTGTTTTATAGGATAAACGAGTTAATTTGTCCATTGCGGATTCTGTGATGTCATATTCTTCCATAAACATCTCGGCTTCCTCATCATCAAGTTGGATTATTTCCATTTCGAATTTCCCGGCTATTTCTACTGCCGGATATGTTTCAGCGATTTTATTCATCACATTTTCATTAGAGTGATAGCTATCATCATCCACATTAAGAATTACAAAAACAGGTTTACGGGTGAGAAATTGGAATCCCCGCAAGATTTTCTCTTCCGGAGAATTTAATACAAGAGTTCGAATTGGTTTTCCATCATTCAAACACGAAATACATTTTTCAATTAATTTAATTTCGGTTTTCCCTTCGATTTTATTAACTCCTCTTTTCATCTGTTTTGAAATCGTTTCGATTCTTTTTTCACAGATCACCAAATCGGAAATAATAAATTCTGATTCGAGGGATTCGATATCTTCGAGCGGATTGATTTTTTTGCCGGATAATTCAAAGCCACGGATAACGAGACAGAGGGAATCAACTGTGCGAAGAGAAGCTAAAAAATTGTCCGAAAAAACTTCCTTTTTCTCCTTATCTTTTTCTATTCCCACAAAATCCAGATACTCAATCGTAGCATGAATAGTTTTTTCCGGTTTGAAATTATCACTTAAATAATCAATTCGCTCATCAGCAACTTTAACAGTTGCCAAATTTGGTTTCATTTTCCCTGTGAAATAATCTGCAACTTCGGCGTTGCTGTGTGTAACCGCATTAAAAATGGTTGTCTTTCCGCTTTTTGGCATTCCCACCAAACCTATTTTAATCATAATTATTTAATTCCTTTTTGTGATTATTTTCTTTTTATAGAAAAAGATGCGCATATTCGATTCACGTTTAAAACGTAGTTGTTTTTTTCATCGCACTACAATATTGTCTATAAACTACAAAAGATAGTTGAAATTTTTTATTACTTCGCCCTGATATGGATAGAGATTTTTCTTCTCGGAAAATTTCTGTAAGTCTGCAAGTATCCAATTACCGAAATCATCGAAAGTGTCGTTTGAAATTGTGTTTTCTAAATATGTATTCATATTTTTTTAGTGTAAATTACAGTAAATATTTTTTTTATCATTATGGATTCCTATACTTTCGATCTTATTTTTTAATTCTAAAAAAAAGAAGTTATTAATAATTTAAACGAATATTATTATAATGTAACTCCTTGAAAATAAACGAAATACGGTTCTGTCCATTACTAATTTTCTTTAATTTTCTTTAATTTTTATTAATTTTTATTAATTTTTATTAATTTTTATTTCTTTTTATTTCTTTTTATTTCTTTTTTATTATAAAGCACCCAAACAGGTTTTTTCTTTGAGCCCATATTATCAATGATTCCCAAATTTTTCATTTTGGTTTTCAAATTTTTTAATTTAGTTTTCTTTTGTTTTTCCGTTAAGATGTCTGACAGTTTACTAAATAATAATTCTTCAAAATCCTTTCTATCGGCTTCTTTGTGTTTGTTTAAAAATTCGATTATCAAATCTTGATAGTATTTGTCATTAAAAGCTTTTGCTTTTATATATTCAGCTTTTTGTTCGGTTGCTTCCGCTATTTTTTTGGAAATGAATAAATTCGGATATCGTCCTTCGACTAATTTCTCTTTCTTTAATATTTTATGATTGCTTTTGGAAATTTGTTTCTTTTTTTGAATCTGATCCAGTAGAAATACTTTCCAAATATCAAGATCGGTTTTTTGAATCAGAAGTTTTGTATAATTTTCATCAATGATTTTTCCGGGAATTGTAACTTTAATTTTTTCAGAGAATATTTCATAATCCGGCAAAGGAAAAAAACGCTCCTTTTGAAGTTTGAACATTCTGTAAATACCGCTTCCTATTGTATCGATCATATTCAAATTGACCATCGCATTTGCCAAAAACGGATTTCTTAATTTTTCCAAAGAAAATTCTTGCAATATTACATTTTTGATATTTTCGGGAAGAAATGAGCCGAGATTGGAGAAAATTAGCTGATCGGATTCTTCCATAATAATTATTCTGCCGGAAAGCTCATAATCCTGATGAGCAATACAATTATGCAGGGCTTCCCTGATAACCCAAGGCTCGTAAGTAAGTATTTCTGTTGGAAAAAGAGTATTGGTGATAATATATCTTAATTTTAAATTTCTGATTTTTTTTACAGCTTCTTCAACATTAATCAGAAATGGAGGAAAAAAAAGTTCATAATCAATTTTTATTCCGTTTGTATCTTTTAAAATCCAGGTAATTTGTGCTTTTCCGCGATCAAGAAAATGTTCCGACTCTGGTTTTCCCAGTAGTATTATTGCAGTATTTGTGATTTCTCCTCTGATTGTAATTTTAGCTTTATTTAAAAAATCTATAGTATTCCATTCAGCGACTTCTTCAGTTAATTTTGGATTCTTTTCGATAAAATGTTTACGAGCCATCGATATCGCGGTTTCATCTAAATCATTTACCGAAGCATCTTTGATAATTTGTTTAGACCAATCATATTTCTCTTTCTTATTCCAAATTTTTCGTTCTTTTTCGGGATGTTCGGACATTTTATGTTTGTGTTCTCCAACTCGTATATATGCTATTCCTTTAAATTTAACCGGAGTGTTTTGAGTTGGATCGATTCTGAAAATCACGATATGCTTATTTTCGTAGTTGTATTCAATGATACTAATATCTATTCTGGGAAATAATAGACGGGTCAGCCAAGGTTCCAATCCTTCATTTCCTTTCCCTTTTGCTGTTTTAGGAAAGAAATTTGTTCCGATTATTTTATGTGTTTTATTCTCGACCCCAAAGACTAAATAACCATAATCTTTTTCACATAAACAAGCAGAATTACTCAAAGCGGATATATATTCACCAATTAATTGCGGATCAAAATAATTTGCTTTAAATTCTATCCATTCGGTTTCTGTTCTTTCCGAACAAAGTGTATTAATCAAAGATTTTATATTCATAAATTACCGTCCAAAATAGAAACATAAATAATTTATTAAATTCAATTTACTGAAATTATTGTAATTGTCGTTTGAGATGAAAATTTCTAAGTATATTTTCATAGATTTATTGGCTTTTCTTTGTGATTTTTTTTTGCTTTTCAGGAACTTCTAAATAATTCTCACTGCTGCTAACGCTTTTCCTTGTTTTCTTTTCCAAAGCTTTTTTGGCATCACCGGCAATCTTTCCGCCGTCTTTGGCATCTTTTTGTAATTTCTTAAAACCTTTTGAATTATCTGTTTGTGTGATTTCCGTTGTTGCTCTTTCACCCAACATAGAAAAAATAAGTTCCAGATCGGTCATATGATCTCTTAAATTCTCTCGTTTTAATCTCTTGAATTCTTTGTATTGGCTCGGAGTCATTCCGAAAGTTGCTTTGCTGATTTCTGCTGTTAAAATTGCGTATTCTTTTTGTTCTTTCACCCCTCGGTTTTGCCATTCTTCCGTTAGTTCATCGCGAATTGTAATTCCTCTCATCCTTTTTTTTATCCAATCTTCACTATATCCTTTGGCATTATACAAAGCTCTCGTTCTTTTCGTGGCAAGTTCGGGGTCTTCAATTTCCAGAACTCGTTCATAGCCAACTTTTGCCAACCATCTTTTAAACGGTTCGGCTTTGGATGAGGGAATAGATTGGATTAGCCGGAAAATCTGTTCTGTATCTGCAACATCGGTTTTTCTCATTTTACCGTCTGCTGCCGGCATTTTCAACCGGTTACAATTTGTAACCGTTTCATTTCCTTCTTTCACAAGTCTATGTTTAAGAACTTTCCAGTAATTTCTGGCTCCTTGATAATCTATTTGTTCGGTTAAAATTGCCACAACATCTATAATGGAGAAAAACCATTTTTCTAAAGTTTCATCCCAATGAGTTCTTACTTTTTGCTCTTGGAAAATTTGGATTTTATTTTGTTTGCTCATATCTTATTCTNNNNNNNNNNNNNNNNNNNNNNNNNNNNNNNNNNNNNNNNNNNNNNNNNNNNNNNNNNNNNNNNNNNNNNNNNNNNNNNNNNNNNNNNNNNNNNNNNNNNTTCGGTTAAAATTGCCACAACATCTATAATGGAGAAAAACCATTTTTCTAAAGTTTCATCCCAATGAGTTCTTACTTTTTGCTCTTGGAAAATTTGGATTTTATTTTGTTTGCTCATATCTTATTCTTCATTGTTTCCATTTTTCTTGGTTTTAATTTCAGTCCGTGACAATTTGTCACGATCTCACTTCCTTCGGCTTTTAGTCGTTGTTTCAGCTTTTCCCAAAACAGCTTACTCTCCCCACCAAAGCAGAGGTTTCAATAATCTCACAAATTCTATTCTCTCATCTTCCGTCATTTGTTTCACATCGGTTTTGATTTTTCTCTCATCTTCTCCGTCCAGCAGGATTACGCTTTCTTTTGTTATTTTCTTTATCGGAAGTCCGAAAAGGTTAGATAACGTTTCAGGCAGATCGATGTTCGGATAAAGATTATCAAAATTAAGTTGTATTTCTTCTTTCTTTGTTATCATCTAACTTCTCAATTTTTGTTTCTTTGTGTTCGAAAATTATCTTTCATTTTTCGTTATTCTGTTTTTGCTTTAAATGACCAACATCAAAATAAAAATAATGCGTTGCACCGGTTTTATCATCTTGAATTTCTACATTTATGCTTTGGAACAGAATATCGGATTTAACATAGTAAAGCATATGAGTTTTCCAGAATAGAACCACATCTTTGTTGTCTGTGTAAACTTTTTCGTAAACTCTTTGCCAGTTTGCGGTTTTCACAAAATATACGCTTCCGCTTTCGGAAAAATATTTCTCAAAGAAAGAATACAGTTTATCGAAGAATTCTTCTTTGAAACCTTCGATCAGATTGTTTTGGGAAATTTTAAATTTAAATTTTTTGATTATTTGCCGGTAATATTTTTCTTTGATTTTAAGGAGATTAACATATCCGCTATCTCCTTCGACTTTTGCTCCGGTAAAGATGTTTTCCAGAGCATCATAAAATTTCTTTTCGTTAATCTTCATATCAAATCCTCAATTTCATAAAATCCGTTATTTGCTATTCATAATTTATTTTAAAATGGTACCCCGGACAGGAATCGAACCTACGACCTGCGGTTTAGGAAACCGCTGCTCTATCCTTCTGAGCTACCGGGGCACTGGTTTAATAATTTTAATGAGGAGATATTATGTCAATTTTCTCGGCAGAGATAATTTTTTTTACTTTCCCCAAAACATTTACAAGGAGTTCACCTTTGGGGGAAACGCCGGTAACTTCACCCCGCAATTCCTCGTTGCCGAGCTCAACCTTAATCTTTTTTCCAAAAAGGTAATTGTAATCATTATAATAATTTTGGAAATGTTCAAATCCATTTTTTTTATACAATTTTAAATCATTCGCAAAAATTTGCAGAAAATGTTTGAGGATTTTTTTAAGTTTAATTTTTTTGCTTGTTTCCATATAAAGAGTTGTGGCAATTTTTTCTAATTCTTTTGGCATTTGCTTTTGATTTACATTCAATCCTACTCCGATAATTGTCGAATTTTGGGAAGATGAGGTTAAAATGCCGGCAATTTTTTTATCTTTCCAAAAAAGATCATTCGGCCATTTGATGAATAAAGGAGCAGATGAGAAAATGCTTTTTATAGTTTTGTGTAGAGCAATACTTGTTAGCAAAGTAACATTTGATTGATACTGTTTTCCTGCGAGAACCATCGTGAACCAAAGTCCCCCTTTTGAGGACGCCCATTTTCTACCCAACCTGCCTTTGCCGTCTTTCTGCTCACGAGCAACAATAACAAAATTTTTCTTACTTTTTTGTTTAAGCAATTTTTTTGCAAAAACATTGGTAGAATCCAATATTGGATAAAATTTTATCACTGGAAAGAATTTTGATTTCATTATGAAATTTATTGATCCGTTTTTGTGTTATTGATGGCACAATTTTATATGTTTGTCAACATGGACGAAAAATTTAGCACCTAAACTGGAATTTACAAACAAAAACCAATAAATCTGCAACGTCCCATCCATCGGGATTTATGATGGTAAAAAATGTGGTGGGAAAATTTATGGGATAAAATTTGGTTTCCTATTTGGAAATAACAGCCAAGTTGGGGCTTGGAAAAAATATGCATTCCCAATCCGCCAGCTGACGGATGGGAACGAGAGGCGATGGAAGTTGATGACTTATAAAGGGCGATGCGGTTCTTACGTATTCGCTGAAGGCAAAAAATAATGATTTGATTGACTGAAATGTGATTCCTGATAATTTTGGTGTTATTATGATAAATAAAAGTATGGTTATTACTGATCTGGATGGCACACTGTTGAACAATAACCAGTCAGTTAGCAGAATAGATTATCAAACATTTTGCAATTTGGGAGAGCAAAATATCCTCAGGGTTATTGCAACAGGACGAAGTCTTTATTCTCTGCACAAGGTGCTCCGAGACGATTTTCCCATTGATTATGTGATTTTCTCATGTGGTAGCGGAATTATGGAATGGAGCAGTAAAAAAATTATCCGTTCACACCAAATAAAAACAAAGAATGTTATTCACATCTCTGATTTTCTTGTCGAAAACGGTTTTGATTTCTCAATACAAAAAACAATTCCCCAAAATCACCATTTTGTCTTTCACTCTACCGGCAATCATAATCCTGATTTTGTCAGGAGATGCGAACTCTATCGGGAATACTGTTCGCCTATTTGTTTTAATCCCAAAAATTTCCAAGAAGCAAGCCAAATAATAGTCATTGCACCGGATAATCTTTCTCTTTATCATAATTTGAGACATGAATTTTATCAATACAAAATTATTCGAACCACTTCCCCTTTAGATGGAAAATCTCTTTGGATTGAATTCTTACCCAAAAATGTTTCCAAAGGACACGCGGTAGAATGGTTGTGTGAAATACTCGGAATACGGCAAGAAAAAACGATCGGAATCGGCAATGATTACAATGATCTTGATTTTCTCAACTGGACAGAAAGAAGCTTTATGGTTGAAAATGCTCCCCAAGAACTCAAAAAATTATTTTCTTTTACAGCAAGTAATCAAAATAATGGGTTTAGTGAAGCATTGAGGGATTTGGGGATGGTAGGTTTAGATTAGGGGCTTGGAGAATTAGCTCTATATTATTTGTTCCTCCATGTTTATTCCCCTTTCCCGGATGATTATAGTTTTTGAAGCAAATACATCACAACTTCGCAAAATGGCTATCACCGGTTATCAGTTATTTCTTCAACCAAAATTCTTGACATAAAAACAAGAGAATTGAAATTTCGTCTCACTATTTGCGGGAATAGCTCAGTGGTAGAGCTCTACCTTGCCAAGGTAGACGTCGCGGGTCCGAATCCCGTTTCCCGCTCCATTTTTTGGCGACATAGCCAAGTGGTAAGGCAGGGGTCTGCAAAATCCTTATTCCCCGGTTCAAGTCCGGGTGTCGCCTCCATTTTATATTGCCGGAGTGGTGGAATTGGTAGACACAAGGGACTTAAAATCCCTCGGGCTTTAATGCCTGTGCCGGTTCAAGTCCGGCCTCTGGTACCAATATAGAACCCGTCGTTTTCGGCGGGTTTTTTTTCTTAATTAAAGTCTGTCCGTAAACTCACAATTTTGCAATGATTCTCCGCAAGTAATTCGACGCAGATAAACACTGATTATGCTGATAAGGGCTGATACTACACTTTTTATAATTAAATTTTTTATCTTGCGTAAATCATTTTCTTCAGCGTTCATCTGCGTCGAATCCCGACTTTACGAACAAACACTAATTACCCACTAATCAATTTTTTTTACAGGAAACACTATCCGGAAATTTGTTCTTTTTCCAACTTCAGATTCACAAGTTATTTCACCCCCATGATCTGTTACGATCCCATAAACTATCGAAAGACCGAGCCCCGTACCTTTTCCCACCTCCTTGGTGGTAAAAAAAGGTTCAAAGATTTGCTCTTTTATCTCTTTGGGAATTCCCATTCCGTTATCACTAAAGTTTAAAATAATGCAATTTTCCTGAAAATCGTTAGTAATCGAAATTTCTATTTCCGCATCAGTCTCATTTTTTTCCAGAGCGTGAATGGAATTTTGGAACAGATTTAGAAACACTTGTTCCATCTGATTTGGGTTGGCTTGAACATCCGGTAAATCTTTTTCAATCTTTTTGTTTAATTTAATCTGATGATGTTTAAATTTTTCGCCAAGAATTAGCAAAGAATTTTCCATTACTTCATTCAGATTAACGTCAACAGTATATTTGTCATCTGCTCTGCCAAATATTCGCAAATGCTGGATAATACTCACTATTCTTTGAACTTGGATTTCGCTATTTTGAAGTCCTTGAATAGCGTCTTTTTTATCCACATCATTTAGTTCAAAATCTTCGAGAAGCGTTTGAATAATCGTATTAATATAAAACAGGGGTTGATTTATCTCGTGAGCTATGCCAGTGGCAATTTCTCCGAGTGAAGCCATTTTGGATTGAGAAAACATTTTCAACTCAAGCTCTTTTGATTTTTTTTCGGCAATTTTCTGTTCTGTAATATCCCGAAAAATGCCGAGTGTGCCGATAAATACCGATTTTTTATCATACTGTGGGGTGGCAGTAACTACGATATTTCTGATTTCTCCATCGGGCCTGATGATTTCAATTTCGTAAGTAGATTTTCTCCCTTTTTTACTGATACTTGTGTGATTTTTTACCTTTGAGAGATTTTTTGCATCTACAAATTTATCAAATTTTGTTCCGATTATACTTCGTTTTTTTAGACCAAATATTTTTTCAGAAGTTTTATTGACCATAAGTATTTTTTCGTCAGGATTCAAAAACAAAATACATTCACCCACATTTTCAAAAAGATTGCGATATTTTTCTTCTGCCTTTTTCTTTTCATAGACTTCATTTTGCAATTTATGAGTAAGTGTAATCAGATCTTTTGTTCTTTCCTTCACCCGTTTTTCCAGATTATCGCGTGATTCCTGTAATTGTTGGCGATATTGCATTTTTTTTATAGCATTTCCCAATTCTTGACCAATAGTGATCAGGGTATTTCTTTCAAAATCAGAGAATTGATATTCACTGTTTTTCATAATAGTCAAAGCACCAATAACAACTTTACCGGCAATGAGGGGGATGCTTACCAAAGCTTTGATACCATATTTTTGCGAAATATACGGACGAATTTCAGCGTAATTTCCAAGGATGATCGCCTTTTGTGTTCCAAAAACCGAAAGGTGTGGTTCTTCGTGAATATTTATCTTTCTCACTTTTTTCATCAATTTATAATCAATATTCTTAGAATAAAAAATTTCTGCAACGTCTGCATTTTCTTTACGAAGATAAATCCCACCTCTCTCGAAATCGAGAAATTCCAAAGTTCGATCAAGAATGATCTCACTAAGTTCTGCCAAGTTGTCAATTCTATTCGCAGCAATGGTAATTTCTTTGATAATTATAGCTCTTTTTCTCGCCTCTTCTCTCATTCTCTCAATAATAGTTTTCTCGGTAATATCTTGGGAGATCCACAACAATACTTCTTTGTCATTCCAGATTGCCGTATTAATTGTTGTTTCAACATAAACGCGAATTCGCCCTTTGGTAATAAGCGGAATTCTGCAAGTTTGTATATCAACGGATGACATATCAGCCAAGATACTTTCCGTTTCTTTTCTTTGGTCTTGGGGATAGAGGAAAATGACATTTTGTCCGACAATCTCTTCTTCGCTATAACCGAGCATGTCGGGCACAATTTTATTTACCTTCAGAATTATTCCTTTTCTGTCAAGAATAAAAATAAGATTTTTAATGCTATCGAAGAGAGTGCGGAAATTGTCTCTGCTTTGTTTGATTTTTATTTTAGCTTCTTCTAAAGTCTGAATTTGCTCAGTAGAAATCGGCATAAATTCTCCCACACTTTTATTCCGTAATGCAATCATCCTTAATTGCAACGATATTTATTTTCATATTAAAACCAAACGAAAAATCAGTGAGAATAGAAAATTTCGAGAAAATCCTAAGTCAATCCGCCAGCCGGCGGATTAACTCAAGATTTTCCCATTGCGTTTTATCACAATTATCTCATCAGGATCATTTTCCTGACAATTTTTTTATCATCAGTTTTAAA contains these protein-coding regions:
- the ychF gene encoding redox-regulated ATPase YchF, which encodes MIKIGLVGMPKSGKTTIFNAVTHSNAEVADYFTGKMKPNLATVKVADERIDYLSDNFKPEKTIHATIEYLDFVGIEKDKEKKEVFSDNFLASLRTVDSLCLVIRGFELSGKKINPLEDIESLESEFIISDLVICEKRIETISKQMKRGVNKIEGKTEIKLIEKCISCLNDGKPIRTLVLNSPEEKILRGFQFLTRKPVFVILNVDDDSYHSNENVMNKIAETYPAVEIAGKFEMEIIQLDDEEAEMFMEEYDITESAMDKLTRLSYKTLGLISFFTIGKDEVRAWTLKNGSTAVEAAGEIHSDLAQGFIRAERFSYNDFKEYGSEKELKEKGKFHLEGKEYKVLDGDILCIRHN
- a CDS encoding putative DNA binding domain-containing protein — protein: MNIKSLINTLCSERTETEWIEFKANYFDPQLIGEYISALSNSACLCEKDYGYLVFGVENKTHKIIGTNFFPKTAKGKGNEGLEPWLTRLLFPRIDISIIEYNYENKHIVIFRIDPTQNTPVKFKGIAYIRVGEHKHKMSEHPEKERKIWNKKEKYDWSKQIIKDASVNDLDETAISMARKHFIEKNPKLTEEVAEWNTIDFLNKAKITIRGEITNTAIILLGKPESEHFLDRGKAQITWILKDTNGIKIDYELFFPPFLINVEEAVKKIRNLKLRYIITNTLFPTEILTYEPWVIREALHNCIAHQDYELSGRIIIMEESDQLIFSNLGSFLPENIKNVILQEFSLEKLRNPFLANAMVNLNMIDTIGSGIYRMFKLQKERFFPLPDYEIFSEKIKVTIPGKIIDENYTKLLIQKTDLDIWKVFLLDQIQKKKQISKSNHKILKKEKLVEGRYPNLFISKKIAEATEQKAEYIKAKAFNDKYYQDLIIEFLNKHKEADRKDFEELLFSKLSDILTEKQKKTKLKNLKTKMKNLGIIDNMGSKKKPVWVLYNKKEIKRNKKK
- a CDS encoding Bro-N domain-containing protein — encoded protein: MSKQNKIQIFQEQKVRTHWDETLEKWFFSIIDVVAILTEQIDYQGARNYWKVLKHRLVKEGNETVTNCNRLKMPAADGKMRKTDVADTEQIFRLIQSIPSSKAEPFKRWLAKVGYERVLEIEDPELATKRTRALYNAKGYSEDWIKKRMRGITIRDELTEEWQNRGVKEQKEYAILTAEISKATFGMTPSQYKEFKRLKRENLRDHMTDLELIFSMLGERATTEITQTDNSKGFKKLQKDAKDGGKIAGDAKKALEKKTRKSVSSSENYLEVPEKQKKITKKSQ
- a CDS encoding biotin--[acetyl-CoA-carboxylase] ligase; the encoded protein is MKSKFFPVIKFYPILDSTNVFAKKLLKQKSKKNFVIVAREQKDGKGRLGRKWASSKGGLWFTMVLAGKQYQSNVTLLTSIALHKTIKSIFSSAPLFIKWPNDLFWKDKKIAGILTSSSQNSTIIGVGLNVNQKQMPKELEKIATTLYMETSKKIKLKKILKHFLQIFANDLKLYKKNGFEHFQNYYNDYNYLFGKKIKVELGNEELRGEVTGVSPKGELLVNVLGKVKKIISAEKIDIISPH
- a CDS encoding HAD hydrolase family protein, producing the protein MINKSMVITDLDGTLLNNNQSVSRIDYQTFCNLGEQNILRVIATGRSLYSLHKVLRDDFPIDYVIFSCGSGIMEWSSKKIIRSHQIKTKNVIHISDFLVENGFDFSIQKTIPQNHHFVFHSTGNHNPDFVRRCELYREYCSPICFNPKNFQEASQIIVIAPDNLSLYHNLRHEFYQYKIIRTTSPLDGKSLWIEFLPKNVSKGHAVEWLCEILGIRQEKTIGIGNDYNDLDFLNWTERSFMVENAPQELKKLFSFTASNQNNGFSEALRDLGMVGLD
- a CDS encoding PAS domain S-box protein, with protein sequence MPISTEQIQTLEEAKIKIKQSRDNFRTLFDSIKNLIFILDRKGIILKVNKIVPDMLGYSEEEIVGQNVIFLYPQDQRKETESILADMSSVDIQTCRIPLITKGRIRVYVETTINTAIWNDKEVLLWISQDITEKTIIERMREEARKRAIIIKEITIAANRIDNLAELSEIILDRTLEFLDFERGGIYLRKENADVAEIFYSKNIDYKLMKKVRKINIHEEPHLSVFGTQKAIILGNYAEIRPYISQKYGIKALVSIPLIAGKVVIGALTIMKNSEYQFSDFERNTLITIGQELGNAIKKMQYRQQLQESRDNLEKRVKERTKDLITLTHKLQNEVYEKKKAEEKYRNLFENVGECILFLNPDEKILMVNKTSEKIFGLKKRSIIGTKFDKFVDAKNLSKVKNHTSISKKGRKSTYEIEIIRPDGEIRNIVVTATPQYDKKSVFIGTLGIFRDITEQKIAEKKSKELELKMFSQSKMASLGEIATGIAHEINQPLFYINTIIQTLLEDFELNDVDKKDAIQGLQNSEIQVQRIVSIIQHLRIFGRADDKYTVDVNLNEVMENSLLILGEKFKHHQIKLNKKIEKDLPDVQANPNQMEQVFLNLFQNSIHALEKNETDAEIEISITNDFQENCIILNFSDNGMGIPKEIKEQIFEPFFTTKEVGKGTGLGLSIVYGIVTDHGGEITCESEVGKRTNFRIVFPVKKID